In a single window of the Pyrococcus sp. NA2 genome:
- a CDS encoding ATP-NAD kinase family protein, which translates to MKIGLIVNPIAGMGGRVALKGTDGVVEEAIKRGARPVTPGLVELFLKELEAYDVNVTFLTGPGPLGEEPLKRSKFPYEVIKHREIKYREVYGVKIPDTSAEDTKTLAREMLGNVDLIVFAGGDGTARDIAEVIDKKVPILGIPTGVKMFSGVFATSPENAAKVLVEFLRGNAKVEERPVMDLDENAYRRDEVRARKFFEALTPVVEELVQGSKEAVRLDEEAELEAIAEAVVEELLEEEGIYFLGAGSTIKRIKDKLGINGTLLGVDIVEIKDGKAKLLVKDASERDLLKFLDKRPKVVVTIIGGLNFLFGRGNQQFSPEVLRKVSKDDIIVVATSSKVKDGYVRVYTGDKEVDEKFRGYIRVRVSPWAEKLVKVV; encoded by the coding sequence TTGAAGATTGGATTGATAGTTAATCCAATTGCTGGAATGGGAGGTAGGGTTGCCCTAAAAGGTACCGATGGCGTAGTTGAAGAGGCAATAAAGAGGGGAGCCAGGCCAGTGACCCCTGGGTTGGTTGAGTTATTTCTCAAGGAGCTTGAGGCTTATGACGTTAATGTAACATTCCTAACAGGTCCGGGCCCTTTAGGGGAAGAGCCTTTGAAGAGATCAAAGTTTCCATACGAGGTAATCAAGCACAGGGAGATAAAGTATAGGGAGGTATATGGTGTCAAGATTCCAGACACATCCGCTGAAGATACCAAGACTTTGGCAAGGGAGATGTTGGGGAATGTTGATCTAATAGTATTTGCTGGAGGTGACGGAACAGCTAGGGACATTGCGGAAGTAATTGACAAGAAGGTTCCCATCTTGGGAATACCAACTGGAGTTAAGATGTTTTCTGGAGTCTTTGCAACATCGCCAGAGAACGCGGCAAAAGTCCTCGTTGAATTTTTGAGGGGAAATGCGAAAGTTGAGGAAAGACCTGTAATGGATTTGGATGAGAATGCATATAGAAGGGACGAAGTTAGGGCTAGGAAATTCTTTGAAGCTTTAACTCCTGTTGTTGAAGAACTCGTCCAGGGAAGTAAGGAGGCAGTTAGACTTGACGAGGAAGCTGAGCTCGAGGCTATAGCTGAGGCCGTTGTTGAAGAGCTACTTGAGGAGGAGGGAATTTACTTCCTGGGAGCTGGTTCAACAATTAAGAGGATAAAAGACAAGCTTGGCATCAATGGAACGTTGCTTGGGGTTGATATAGTTGAAATCAAGGATGGCAAGGCAAAGCTACTCGTGAAAGATGCCAGCGAAAGGGATCTCTTAAAGTTCCTAGACAAGAGACCGAAGGTTGTGGTAACGATAATTGGTGGACTTAACTTCCTATTCGGGAGGGGCAATCAGCAATTCTCCCCAGAGGTGCTTAGGAAGGTAAGCAAGGATGACATAATAGTTGTGGCAACATCTTCTAAGGTTAAAGATGGCTATGTTAGGGTGTACACAGGCGATAAGGAAGTTGATGAAAAATTCAGGGGTTACATCAGGGTTAGAGTCTCTCCCTGGGCCGAAAAGCTTGTTAAGGTTGTTTAA
- a CDS encoding potassium channel family protein, with amino-acid sequence MCEYIYSNGRKCKRKPLKGSKYCSLHIPFEEGELLYGEKIKEIKRRAFERAIERGVRSFEGVQLYDVIIKNKDIKEALVFRNSTIRRLIIATSKIKNVALINTTIDSFILVDSEVDSVYVTGGSAYGISLCSVNFSSAILIRDSSIRYIMINSTEFSPKEVTTEEEFGERGRMAGRIELSNLRDVRRIALNSKYPLMRRIAEELGIKLPLDKKKPVRVHNLNITGIKFDESPRFKRQVRIFINAFSGQLTLEGVSIPGHVEITNSRVLYPEFIHVVIHNNLVLRNSRLYSDENWNLTYLPNILAELNVYGFIVIQNCHFNNPYLAEVFYRIARTTWEESGDKENADEYYYLEMTARRKRVIQHYKRGPKTIKKTIKLLEVLFEFLFADLTCKYGTDWKRPVFLWISLVIFGFPLLYAITKSVIPISSPLDYVYFSIVTATTLGYGDLHPVGIGKVIASVEAIFGMFMWAVFLTVFARKYMR; translated from the coding sequence GTGTGTGAATATATTTATTCCAATGGTAGAAAGTGCAAGAGAAAGCCCCTAAAGGGATCAAAGTACTGTTCACTCCACATACCCTTTGAAGAGGGAGAGCTACTCTATGGTGAAAAGATAAAGGAGATAAAGAGGAGGGCCTTTGAGAGGGCTATAGAGAGAGGTGTTAGAAGCTTTGAAGGGGTTCAGCTTTATGACGTTATAATAAAAAATAAAGATATTAAAGAGGCCCTTGTCTTCAGGAATTCGACTATAAGGAGGCTCATAATTGCCACTTCAAAGATAAAAAATGTGGCACTGATAAATACGACAATCGATTCATTTATCCTAGTTGATTCTGAGGTGGATTCCGTATACGTCACGGGAGGTAGCGCCTATGGAATCAGCTTGTGTTCCGTGAACTTCAGCTCAGCAATATTGATTAGGGATTCTAGTATTAGATACATCATGATAAATTCCACGGAGTTCTCTCCAAAAGAGGTAACCACAGAGGAGGAGTTTGGAGAAAGAGGAAGAATGGCAGGGAGGATAGAGCTTTCTAACTTGAGGGATGTGAGAAGAATAGCCCTTAACTCTAAATATCCATTAATGCGTAGGATTGCTGAAGAATTAGGCATCAAGCTACCTCTTGATAAGAAAAAGCCTGTGAGGGTTCATAACCTGAATATCACGGGAATAAAGTTTGATGAGAGTCCGAGATTTAAGAGACAGGTCAGAATATTCATAAACGCATTTTCAGGCCAGCTAACGCTTGAAGGTGTTTCAATTCCTGGACACGTTGAGATAACTAACAGTAGAGTTTTGTATCCAGAATTCATCCACGTTGTGATTCACAACAACCTAGTGCTGAGGAATTCGAGGCTCTATAGCGACGAAAATTGGAATTTAACGTACCTACCCAACATACTAGCCGAGTTAAATGTTTATGGTTTCATAGTCATACAAAATTGTCACTTCAACAACCCATACCTAGCCGAGGTCTTCTACAGGATAGCGAGGACAACATGGGAGGAGAGTGGTGACAAGGAGAATGCTGATGAGTACTATTACTTGGAGATGACAGCTAGGCGTAAGAGGGTAATCCAGCATTACAAAAGGGGACCAAAGACCATTAAAAAGACTATCAAACTTTTGGAAGTTCTCTTTGAATTTCTCTTTGCTGATTTAACGTGTAAGTATGGAACCGACTGGAAGAGACCGGTATTCCTCTGGATAAGCCTTGTTATCTTTGGATTTCCACTCCTCTATGCCATAACAAAGAGCGTTATTCCAATTAGTTCTCCGCTTGATTACGTATACTTTAGCATAGTCACAGCTACCACTCTCGGTTATGGTGACCTGCACCCAGTGGGAATCGGGAAGGTGATTGCTTCCGTTGAGGCAATATTTGGAATGTTCATGTGGGCCGTGTTCTTAACAGTATTTGCTAGAAAGTATATGAGGTGA
- a CDS encoding TrkA C-terminal domain-containing protein yields the protein MIPIITFLLVVLISAIIVRIGAVALEMTGLSKDVAAFQAQSAFSGVGFTTSESEYVVSHPVRRRIIRFLMLLGSGGITSAIATLVLSFVGTTREEAGYRIIVLVIGLIALYLFFRSKFIERIMRKAIRRALSRLAPSLRIIDYSQLLGITRGYSIAQIKVKRRSWLADKTLRELQLDKEGVLVLGIYREVNGKKVYLGAPHGSTRILPGDEVILYGPESVLASLSKRLRGAKGEREHVEAMEMAKVRRAQEEREAGISV from the coding sequence GTGATCCCAATAATAACCTTCCTCCTCGTGGTCCTAATCTCTGCAATAATAGTTAGAATAGGGGCCGTAGCACTAGAAATGACTGGATTGTCCAAAGATGTTGCCGCATTTCAAGCACAGTCGGCATTTTCTGGGGTTGGTTTCACAACTAGCGAAAGTGAATATGTTGTTTCCCATCCCGTAAGGAGAAGGATAATAAGGTTCCTGATGCTCCTGGGAAGTGGTGGGATAACTTCAGCTATAGCAACATTAGTCCTCAGCTTCGTTGGGACGACAAGAGAAGAGGCTGGTTATAGGATAATTGTGCTAGTAATTGGTCTAATAGCTCTTTACTTATTTTTCAGGTCTAAGTTCATTGAGAGAATAATGAGAAAGGCAATTAGGAGAGCATTGTCTAGGCTTGCGCCCTCCCTTAGGATTATAGATTACTCTCAATTGCTTGGAATAACAAGGGGATACTCGATAGCTCAAATAAAAGTTAAAAGGAGAAGTTGGCTTGCCGATAAGACGCTAAGGGAATTACAACTGGATAAGGAAGGTGTCCTAGTTCTAGGGATTTATAGAGAGGTTAATGGGAAGAAAGTCTACCTTGGAGCTCCCCATGGTAGCACCAGAATATTGCCGGGTGATGAGGTGATATTGTATGGGCCTGAGAGTGTGTTAGCGTCACTGTCAAAAAGGTTAAGGGGTGCTAAAGGTGAGAGAGAACACGTGGAAGCAATGGAGATGGCAAAGGTAAGGAGAGCCCAGGAAGAGAGGGAGGCTGGAATAAGTGTGTGA
- a CDS encoding TIGR00269 family protein: MKCSKCGREAVYFARYEGKYYCHKHFNEMVESKVKRTIRKYRMIRKGERIGVAVSGGKDSVVLLHLLAKLRKKFPFEIVAITIDEGIKGYRDKSVEVAKRNAELLGVEHHIYRFKDYIGFTLDETVQIMGERGERLGACSYCGVWRRWLLNKAAEELKVDKLALGLNLDDEVQVFLMNLMRGDVARLGRTGPYYEVIHEGLVPRIKPLREVPEKEIVLYAVLNNIEVDLSECPYAVEAFRAEIRDWLNEMEEKHPGTKYQLLRSYDKIFPLLAKTYAREVKLNRCKICGQPTSGEICKACQFRLQVKERAEKLKFGLSQSSQV, translated from the coding sequence ATGAAGTGTTCCAAGTGTGGGAGGGAAGCCGTCTATTTTGCGAGATATGAGGGAAAGTACTACTGTCACAAGCATTTTAACGAAATGGTTGAATCAAAGGTAAAAAGGACAATAAGAAAGTATAGGATGATAAGGAAAGGTGAGAGAATAGGAGTCGCCGTGAGTGGAGGAAAGGACAGCGTAGTTCTTCTTCACCTTTTGGCTAAATTAAGGAAGAAATTTCCCTTTGAGATCGTTGCCATAACGATAGACGAGGGGATTAAGGGTTACAGGGATAAGAGCGTTGAAGTTGCCAAGAGAAACGCTGAGCTCCTAGGAGTTGAACACCACATCTACAGGTTCAAGGATTACATAGGGTTCACGCTTGATGAGACGGTCCAAATAATGGGAGAGAGAGGGGAGAGATTAGGGGCTTGCTCTTACTGCGGAGTTTGGAGGAGATGGCTTCTCAATAAGGCAGCGGAAGAGCTTAAAGTTGACAAGCTTGCCCTCGGGTTGAATTTGGACGATGAAGTGCAGGTGTTTCTAATGAACCTGATGAGGGGAGACGTTGCGAGGCTTGGAAGGACCGGACCTTATTACGAAGTAATTCATGAAGGTCTCGTGCCAAGAATAAAACCCCTAAGGGAAGTTCCTGAGAAGGAGATAGTTCTATACGCGGTTCTAAACAACATCGAGGTTGACCTAAGCGAGTGCCCGTATGCAGTTGAAGCTTTTAGGGCTGAGATAAGGGACTGGCTGAATGAGATGGAAGAGAAGCATCCTGGAACTAAGTACCAGTTGCTGAGGAGCTACGATAAAATATTCCCGCTCCTCGCAAAGACTTATGCTAGGGAAGTTAAGCTGAATAGGTGTAAGATATGCGGTCAACCAACTAGCGGAGAGATATGCAAGGCCTGTCAGTTCAGGCTTCAGGTAAAGGAGAGGGCCGAGAAACTTAAGTTTGGCCTTTCTCAATCCTCTCAAGTATGA
- a CDS encoding PadR family transcriptional regulator, producing MVSKEEVVRKLKKDIRSGLYSYIILLILSKREKLHGYAIRKEIESLSEGKIVPSEGTIYSILKMLKKHKLVEDYWAEVGGRIRRYYRITELGIEVLQEIREEVKNIRLILERIEKGQT from the coding sequence GTGGTGAGTAAAGAAGAGGTGGTGAGGAAGCTAAAGAAGGACATACGCTCCGGTTTATATTCCTACATTATTTTGCTAATCTTAAGCAAGAGGGAGAAACTTCATGGCTATGCGATAAGAAAGGAAATTGAGTCCCTAAGTGAAGGAAAAATAGTTCCAAGCGAGGGGACGATTTATTCAATTTTAAAAATGTTGAAAAAGCACAAATTAGTTGAAGATTATTGGGCTGAGGTCGGGGGGAGGATTAGAAGGTATTATCGAATCACGGAACTTGGAATTGAGGTTCTACAGGAGATTAGAGAGGAGGTAAAGAATATAAGGCTCATACTTGAGAGGATTGAGAAAGGCCAAACTTAA
- a CDS encoding heavy metal-binding domain-containing protein: MERIEGIIVVTTPEIPGYKIVEVKGIARGGVVRATHIGRDIMAILRNIKGGEVKEYTEMMAEAREEALRRMALHAKELGANAVVNVRFATSNLGGSMAEIYAYGTAVVVERE, encoded by the coding sequence ATGGAGAGGATAGAGGGAATAATCGTTGTTACAACCCCTGAGATCCCAGGGTACAAGATAGTTGAAGTAAAGGGAATTGCAAGGGGAGGTGTTGTTAGGGCCACCCACATTGGAAGGGACATAATGGCAATCCTTAGGAACATAAAGGGAGGCGAAGTTAAGGAGTACACGGAGATGATGGCTGAAGCTAGAGAAGAGGCCCTAAGGAGAATGGCTCTTCACGCTAAGGAACTGGGCGCTAACGCCGTCGTTAACGTGAGGTTTGCAACGTCTAACCTTGGAGGTAGCATGGCTGAGATATATGCCTATGGCACCGCTGTAGTTGTTGAGAGGGAGTGA
- a CDS encoding SDR family oxidoreductase, with the protein MRVLLTGASGGIGREIAKELINRGYEVIGVGRNEEALKELGIEYITADLSTYEGIFKVRESIEGKINVLINNAGFGILKPLLKHSWEELEEMFRVNTIAPIILTKELLDFIPEGGKVVFIISGASHVYTFDLPGYGASKVALHYMAKILEEELKERGIRVLRVYPKQVATGFWRGIKPRGTLSPDYVARKVVDAIESDKRELFIPWYLRLAKFFELKYRFKFKEEKDLKELMRR; encoded by the coding sequence ATGAGAGTTCTTTTGACTGGAGCTTCTGGTGGAATAGGTAGGGAAATAGCCAAGGAATTAATAAACAGGGGTTACGAGGTCATAGGAGTTGGAAGAAACGAAGAGGCACTCAAGGAGCTTGGAATTGAATACATAACCGCCGATTTATCTACCTATGAGGGCATTTTTAAAGTGAGGGAGAGTATCGAAGGAAAAATAAACGTTCTGATAAATAATGCCGGCTTCGGCATCTTGAAACCTCTTCTCAAGCACTCCTGGGAAGAGCTTGAAGAGATGTTCAGGGTTAATACGATAGCTCCGATAATATTGACCAAGGAACTTCTGGATTTTATTCCTGAAGGAGGGAAGGTCGTCTTCATTATTAGCGGTGCCTCCCACGTTTATACTTTTGACTTGCCGGGATATGGTGCCTCAAAGGTTGCACTTCACTATATGGCTAAGATTCTTGAGGAGGAGCTAAAGGAGAGAGGGATAAGGGTTCTAAGAGTTTATCCGAAGCAAGTGGCTACGGGTTTTTGGAGGGGTATTAAACCTAGGGGCACCCTGTCTCCTGACTATGTTGCTAGGAAAGTAGTTGACGCCATTGAAAGCGACAAGCGAGAGCTCTTTATTCCTTGGTACCTAAGGCTCGCTAAGTTCTTTGAGCTCAAATATAGGTTTAAGTTTAAAGAGGAGAAAGATCTCAAGGAATTAATGAGGAGGTAG
- a CDS encoding fumarate hydratase: MREHIVEAIRIAVTRIPDDVVEAIKEALRREDNEVAKFNLEMILKAIEIGRRDGIPVCQDTGTPIFFVKTNEPIDNLYREIIEGVKIATREVPLRPNALRVIDGKVVGNVPEVHFEPGNETKISILMKGGGSENCTALFTLTPGEGLEGLKRKIIEHVKSCGGKPCPPIIVGIGIASPAEKALILAKKALLRRIGERNENEKLARFEEELLKEINSLGIGPMGLGGRVTALDVKVEVETRHPASYIAGVAIQCWAHRRAFLEVKEGRVRIWQ; the protein is encoded by the coding sequence ATGAGAGAGCATATAGTTGAGGCCATAAGAATTGCAGTCACAAGGATTCCAGATGATGTAGTCGAGGCGATTAAGGAGGCCCTGAGAAGAGAGGATAACGAAGTAGCTAAATTTAACCTGGAGATGATATTAAAAGCGATAGAAATCGGAAGAAGGGATGGGATACCGGTGTGCCAAGATACTGGAACGCCAATATTCTTCGTCAAAACTAACGAGCCTATTGATAATCTATACAGGGAAATCATTGAAGGAGTGAAGATTGCAACTAGAGAGGTGCCGCTTAGGCCCAATGCGCTTCGAGTAATCGATGGGAAAGTCGTTGGAAACGTTCCAGAAGTTCACTTTGAGCCTGGAAACGAGACAAAAATCTCCATCCTAATGAAAGGTGGAGGAAGTGAGAACTGCACGGCTTTATTTACCCTAACTCCTGGGGAAGGGTTAGAGGGGTTAAAAAGGAAGATCATAGAGCATGTTAAAAGCTGTGGGGGTAAGCCATGCCCCCCAATAATAGTTGGAATAGGAATCGCCAGCCCAGCTGAAAAAGCCTTGATATTGGCAAAAAAAGCGTTGCTTAGAAGGATCGGGGAGAGGAATGAGAATGAAAAGCTTGCAAGGTTTGAGGAAGAGCTACTTAAGGAAATAAACTCCCTGGGGATAGGACCAATGGGTCTGGGAGGGAGGGTTACAGCTTTGGACGTCAAGGTTGAGGTTGAAACTAGACATCCAGCCAGCTACATAGCTGGGGTAGCAATTCAATGCTGGGCCCACAGGAGGGCTTTCCTCGAGGTTAAGGAGGGGAGAGTGAGGATATGGCAATAA
- a CDS encoding FumA C-terminus/TtdB family hydratase beta subunit has protein sequence MAIKLRTPLSLEDILKLKAGDIVYLSGTIYTARDLAHKRFLSQGFPFEPEGAVIYHCGPLVKDGNIISAGPTTSARMNPYLEFLFSNGIRGIIGKGGMDAKKFRGKAVYFAFPGGAGSLAAKHLKVKRVYWEDLGMADAVWELEVKDLPLLVAIDVNGNSLYEGAHREL, from the coding sequence ATGGCAATAAAACTTAGAACTCCCCTATCATTAGAAGACATCCTTAAACTCAAAGCTGGTGACATAGTTTACCTCTCCGGAACGATTTACACAGCTAGGGATTTAGCCCATAAGAGGTTCCTCTCCCAGGGATTTCCCTTCGAGCCAGAGGGGGCGGTCATATACCACTGCGGGCCCTTGGTTAAGGATGGGAATATAATTTCAGCTGGGCCCACGACAAGCGCGAGAATGAACCCTTATCTGGAATTCCTATTCTCGAACGGGATTAGAGGAATAATAGGCAAGGGAGGTATGGATGCTAAGAAATTCAGAGGAAAGGCCGTTTATTTTGCTTTCCCTGGGGGAGCAGGTAGTTTAGCGGCTAAGCACCTGAAAGTCAAAAGAGTTTACTGGGAAGACCTCGGAATGGCCGATGCAGTATGGGAGCTTGAGGTTAAGGATTTACCATTGTTAGTTGCCATAGATGTGAACGGAAACAGCTTATACGAGGGTGCACATCGTGAGCTTTAG
- a CDS encoding SLC13 family permease yields the protein MRREWFLLSLIILYLILALVDPSYPKRSLHLVNWDGLFLITSLIIASKGLELSGVFTSLAIRLAKDSVRKIFIRLALLTAFSSTFIMNDTAVLVFTPLVVSLGRIADVNVPRLVTLVAISANVGSSLTPMGNPQNIIIWRYYRLGILEFIKGMLPFTLAWLLIVLGFAWLEESKVKILEVPGVEIRKDLFLASIFLLVLDVLLGKFDMSLWGLVATLALFLVVDRNVLLSFDVALIPTFALIFSNFAEISELVKLNVAGYGSTFLVSLFITQFISNVPATAILVHSNVPWLPLSLGVNLGGNGTVISSLANLIAIRISGLRWRDFHRYSIPYFVAATLVTFIVLLIAS from the coding sequence ATTAGAAGAGAGTGGTTCCTCCTTTCCCTAATAATTCTATACCTTATCCTTGCATTAGTCGATCCTTCGTATCCAAAGAGGAGTTTGCACTTGGTTAATTGGGATGGCCTCTTCCTTATAACTTCCCTAATAATCGCCTCTAAGGGCCTCGAACTTTCGGGAGTTTTCACTTCCCTCGCCATAAGACTGGCCAAGGACTCTGTGAGGAAAATATTTATAAGGCTAGCTCTCTTGACCGCCTTTTCATCCACATTTATAATGAACGATACCGCAGTGCTCGTGTTTACACCTCTGGTTGTTAGTCTGGGGAGGATAGCTGATGTCAATGTTCCTAGGTTGGTTACCTTAGTTGCCATTTCAGCCAACGTTGGATCCTCGTTAACACCGATGGGGAACCCTCAGAACATAATAATTTGGAGGTATTACAGGCTGGGAATTCTAGAGTTCATTAAGGGGATGCTTCCCTTCACCCTGGCTTGGCTCCTAATTGTATTGGGGTTCGCCTGGCTAGAGGAGAGCAAAGTGAAAATTTTGGAGGTTCCTGGGGTTGAGATTAGAAAAGATCTCTTTCTAGCATCAATATTTCTCCTGGTTTTGGATGTCCTTCTTGGTAAGTTTGATATGAGCCTATGGGGGCTGGTTGCTACCTTGGCGCTTTTCCTTGTCGTCGATAGGAACGTGCTCCTCAGCTTTGATGTCGCCTTAATTCCGACGTTTGCCCTTATATTCTCGAATTTCGCCGAGATCAGCGAGCTAGTTAAGCTCAACGTCGCTGGTTATGGCTCAACTTTTCTGGTGTCTTTGTTCATAACTCAGTTCATAAGCAACGTTCCAGCTACGGCGATACTTGTTCACTCAAATGTACCTTGGCTTCCCCTTTCTTTAGGAGTTAATTTAGGTGGGAATGGAACCGTTATCTCCTCTCTGGCGAATTTAATCGCAATTAGAATATCTGGGCTGAGGTGGAGGGATTTCCATAGGTATTCAATCCCTTACTTTGTAGCGGCAACTTTGGTCACGTTTATCGTTCTCTTGATAGCCAGCTAA
- a CDS encoding glutamate--tRNA ligase, whose protein sequence is MEVERIALKHALINAIEHGGKANPKAVIGKVLGENPELRPKAREIVPIINRIVEEVNSLSLEEQEKKLREIYPEYFEKREEKREEKKGLPPLPKAEKGKVVTRFAPNPDGAFHLGNARAAILSYEYAKMYDGKFILRFDDTDPKVKRPEPIFYEMIIEDLKWLGIEPDEIVYASDRLEIYYKYAEELIKMGKAYVCTCKPEKFRELRDKGIPCPHRDEPVEVQLERWRKMLNGEYKEGEAVVRIKTDLNHPNPAVRDWPALRIVDNPNHPRAGNKYRVWPLYNFASAIDDHELGVTHIFRGQEHSENETRQRYIYEYLGWEYPVTVHHGRLSIEGVILSKSKTRKGIEEGKYLGWDDPRLGTIRALRRRGILPEAIRELIIEVGLKKSDATVSWENLAAINRKLVDPIANRYFFVADPIPIEVEGAPEFTAEIPLHPDHPERGKRKLKFTPEKPIYVSKDDLELLKPGSFVRLKDLFNVEIVEVGEKIKARFHSFEYEIARKNRWRMIHWVPEGRPCEVIVPQGDELIVRKGLLEKDANVKVGEIVQFERFGFVRIDRIEGEKVVAIYAHK, encoded by the coding sequence ATGGAAGTTGAGAGAATAGCCCTTAAGCATGCTTTGATTAACGCTATCGAGCACGGTGGGAAGGCGAACCCTAAAGCAGTCATAGGAAAGGTTCTTGGCGAGAATCCCGAGCTTAGGCCCAAAGCTAGGGAAATAGTTCCAATCATAAACAGGATCGTTGAGGAAGTTAACTCGCTATCACTTGAAGAACAAGAGAAAAAGCTGAGAGAGATTTATCCAGAGTACTTCGAAAAGAGGGAAGAGAAGAGAGAAGAAAAGAAGGGATTGCCACCTTTGCCGAAAGCTGAGAAGGGAAAGGTTGTTACCAGGTTTGCACCGAATCCGGATGGAGCCTTTCACCTGGGAAACGCGAGGGCAGCGATATTGAGTTACGAATACGCTAAGATGTACGACGGAAAGTTCATCCTAAGGTTTGATGATACCGATCCGAAGGTCAAGAGGCCTGAGCCAATATTCTACGAGATGATAATTGAAGACCTCAAGTGGCTTGGAATAGAGCCCGATGAGATAGTCTACGCAAGCGATAGGCTTGAGATTTATTATAAGTACGCTGAAGAGCTCATTAAGATGGGGAAAGCCTACGTCTGCACATGTAAACCGGAGAAGTTCAGGGAGCTTAGGGACAAGGGAATTCCATGTCCACACAGGGATGAGCCAGTTGAAGTCCAGCTTGAGCGCTGGAGGAAGATGCTGAATGGGGAGTACAAAGAGGGAGAGGCAGTAGTTAGGATAAAGACAGATCTAAACCATCCAAATCCAGCTGTCAGAGATTGGCCTGCTTTGAGAATAGTTGACAATCCGAACCATCCGAGGGCCGGGAATAAATACAGGGTTTGGCCCCTCTATAACTTCGCCTCGGCAATAGATGACCACGAGCTTGGCGTTACTCACATATTTAGAGGCCAGGAACACTCAGAGAACGAGACGAGGCAGAGGTACATCTACGAATACCTGGGCTGGGAGTATCCAGTTACGGTTCATCACGGAAGGTTGAGCATAGAGGGTGTAATACTGAGCAAGTCGAAGACGAGGAAGGGGATTGAGGAAGGTAAATACCTAGGCTGGGACGACCCAAGGCTCGGAACGATAAGGGCCCTTAGAAGAAGGGGAATACTTCCAGAGGCCATAAGGGAACTGATAATTGAAGTCGGATTAAAGAAGAGCGATGCAACAGTTAGCTGGGAAAATCTTGCCGCTATAAATAGGAAGTTAGTCGATCCAATAGCAAATAGGTACTTCTTCGTCGCCGATCCAATCCCCATAGAGGTTGAAGGTGCTCCGGAGTTCACAGCTGAGATACCGTTACATCCAGATCATCCCGAGAGGGGAAAGAGGAAGCTGAAATTCACTCCAGAGAAGCCGATATACGTTTCGAAGGATGACCTTGAGCTTCTCAAGCCAGGAAGCTTCGTTAGGCTCAAGGATTTATTCAACGTCGAAATAGTTGAGGTGGGCGAGAAGATAAAGGCTAGGTTCCACAGCTTCGAGTATGAAATCGCTAGAAAGAACAGGTGGAGGATGATTCACTGGGTTCCAGAGGGTAGACCATGTGAAGTCATAGTTCCCCAGGGAGATGAGCTCATAGTTAGGAAGGGATTGCTGGAGAAAGATGCAAACGTTAAGGTTGGTGAGATAGTTCAGTTCGAGCGCTTCGGCTTCGTTAGGATAGACAGGATAGAGGGGGAGAAAGTTGTCGCAATTTACGCTCACAAGTGA